Proteins from a genomic interval of Macaca thibetana thibetana isolate TM-01 chromosome 17, ASM2454274v1, whole genome shotgun sequence:
- the LOC126940457 gene encoding LOW QUALITY PROTEIN: uncharacterized protein LOC126940457 (The sequence of the model RefSeq protein was modified relative to this genomic sequence to represent the inferred CDS: deleted 1 base in 1 codon): MNAYLHIVHWAVLTSPAPREYQMALQLRWFKRRRPFFLSLLAQLSEHWPPHLPPGQRGFCLPWHCQAGLFLDSSSGPPSTPLPPSALTSRPPSLVLGNLAWVGLPSQPSRLFFLSLAACLAHHCDQVRLSENTISSHHGPVYKAVSHLPITSDQIGTLRLWIEADATVPGKPRCPSIPALASVPVRPRMMLLSGVLPSPALPARCSCISLHLIDSYSTALARPKHTWPS; the protein is encoded by the exons ATGAATGCTTATCTCCACATTGTTCACTGGGCTGTCCTAACCTCCCCTGCTCCCAGAGAATACCAGATGGCTTTACAGTTGAGGTGGTTCAAACGCAGAAGGCCCTTTTTCCTTTCATTACTTGCTCAGTTATCTGAACATTGGCCCCCACACCTGCCACCTGGCCAGCGCGGCTTCTGCCTCCCTTGGCACTGCCAGGCGGGGCTTTTCTTAGACTCATCCTCTGGGCCACCTTCaactcctctccctccctctgcattAACATCCAGGCCACCCTCATTAGTCCTTGGCAACCTAGCTTGGGttggcctccccagccagcctTCCAGACTGTTCTTTCTCTCCCTTGCAGCCTGTCTTGCACACCACTGTGACCAGGTCCGTCTGTCTGAGAATACCATTTCCTCACATCATGGCCCTGTTTACAAAGCTGTTTCCCATTTGCCTATCACATCAGATCAAATCGGAACTCTTCGGCTCTGGATTGAAGCCGACGCCACTGTTCCTGGCAAGCCTCGTTGCCCTTCGATCCCGGCGTTGGCCTCCGTCCCTGTCAGGCCTCGTATGATGCTGCTCTCTGGCGTCCTGCCATCTCCAGCTCTGCCTGCACGTTGCTCCTGCATTTCTCTCCACCTCATA GACTCTTATTCCACAGCTCTGGCCAGGCCAAAGCATACATGGCCCAGTTAG